Proteins co-encoded in one uncultured Bacteroides sp. genomic window:
- a CDS encoding threonine/serine exporter family protein, protein MDIHTELKELSKFLSDYSTSLMAVGVHTSRIVRNTSRIAESFGFFVDMTIFQKTIIMTLRDKDNTHSYSTVNKIKPMALNFEINSRLSSLSWEAYDDHLSLDEIKSKYLAIISNPRMSKWLVLFLVACANASFCRLFTGDWQAMAIVFVATLVGFFVRQKLMEKHFNHLFVFIISSFIASMIGCTAVLYNIGTTPEIALGTSVLYLVPGVPLINGIIDIIEGHVLAGVSRLINAALLIICLSIGLSLTLLVLGVKTL, encoded by the coding sequence ATGGACATTCATACTGAACTCAAAGAGTTGTCTAAATTCTTATCTGATTACTCAACCAGTCTAATGGCTGTAGGGGTGCATACTTCTCGTATTGTACGAAATACATCCCGAATAGCTGAGTCATTTGGCTTTTTTGTCGACATGACAATTTTTCAAAAAACCATCATCATGACCCTAAGGGATAAGGATAATACCCATTCCTACAGTACAGTAAACAAGATCAAGCCTATGGCGTTGAACTTTGAAATCAATTCCAGGCTCAGTTCTCTCAGCTGGGAAGCTTATGATGATCATCTGTCATTAGATGAGATTAAAAGCAAATATCTGGCTATTATCAGTAACCCAAGAATGAGCAAGTGGTTAGTTCTTTTTCTGGTAGCTTGTGCTAATGCTTCTTTTTGCCGACTCTTCACTGGAGACTGGCAAGCAATGGCCATTGTTTTTGTAGCAACGCTGGTAGGTTTCTTTGTTCGGCAGAAATTGATGGAGAAACATTTCAATCATTTGTTCGTTTTTATTATATCTTCTTTTATTGCCTCCATGATAGGTTGCACAGCCGTGCTCTACAATATCGGAACAACTCCTGAGATTGCACTGGGTACCAGTGTACTTTATCTTGTTCCCGGTGTTCCATTAATTAACGGAATTATTGATATTATAGAAGGCCATGTTTTAGCCGGCGTTTCACGTTTAATTAATGCCGCATTATTAATTATTTGTCTTTCAATAGGCTTGTCACTCACCTTATTAGTATTAGGAGTAAAAACATTATGA
- a CDS encoding threonine/serine exporter family protein yields the protein MINYDFLEAIIFDGFFAAIASIGFAVISNPPRKAILISACLAAIGHGLRYSLIHGTPLDIATASFIAAFSIGMLSIPFAKLIHCPAEVFAFPSLLPMIPGMFAYKTVLALVKFVQCKDESAYVDIIVSIFKNGLTTTFIMFALVVGVAVPMFIFHKQSFSVTRILKLVKKG from the coding sequence ATGATAAACTATGATTTCTTAGAAGCTATTATTTTTGATGGCTTTTTTGCAGCTATTGCCTCTATTGGATTTGCAGTTATCTCAAATCCTCCGCGCAAGGCAATTCTTATATCTGCTTGTTTAGCAGCGATTGGTCACGGATTACGTTATAGCCTAATACATGGTACTCCTTTGGATATTGCTACAGCATCTTTTATTGCCGCATTTTCTATTGGCATGTTAAGCATTCCTTTTGCAAAGCTAATTCATTGTCCGGCTGAGGTTTTCGCATTTCCTTCTTTGCTGCCAATGATTCCGGGGATGTTCGCTTATAAAACAGTTCTTGCATTAGTGAAATTTGTTCAATGCAAAGATGAATCTGCATATGTTGATATAATTGTATCCATATTTAAAAATGGATTAACAACTACTTTTATTATGTTTGCCCTTGTAGTAGGAGTTGCGGTTCCAATGTTTATCTTCCACAAGCAATCCTTTTCCGTTACACGTATTCTTAAATTGGTGAAGAAAGGATAA
- the gpmA gene encoding 2,3-diphosphoglycerate-dependent phosphoglycerate mutase: protein MRKLILIRHGESEWNKENRFTGWTDVDLSEKGESEAKNAGRMIKKAGISFDIAYSSVLKRSIRTQHLLQEEIDLLWVPEVHHWRLNERHYGALQGLNKAETALKYSDEQVHIWRRSFNITPPLLEPNDERCASNEIKYKGIDPAVLPLGESLEMTIKRVLPFWQDSIAPSLLEGKTVLVTAHGNSLRALIKYLDHISDEDIVNLEIPTGVPLVYELTDNLKTVKHYYLE, encoded by the coding sequence ATGAGAAAATTAATATTGATAAGACACGGAGAAAGTGAATGGAATAAAGAAAATAGATTTACCGGATGGACGGATGTAGATTTAAGTGAGAAAGGAGAAAGTGAAGCAAAAAATGCCGGCAGAATGATTAAGAAAGCAGGTATTAGCTTTGATATCGCTTATTCGTCTGTACTTAAACGATCAATTAGAACACAGCATCTATTGCAGGAAGAGATTGATTTATTATGGGTACCGGAAGTTCACCACTGGAGATTAAACGAACGGCATTACGGAGCATTACAAGGGCTGAACAAAGCCGAAACTGCCCTGAAATACAGTGATGAACAAGTACATATCTGGCGTAGAAGTTTCAACATAACTCCTCCTTTACTGGAACCAAATGATGAACGCTGTGCATCAAATGAAATAAAATACAAAGGAATTGATCCTGCTGTTCTTCCTTTAGGGGAATCCCTGGAAATGACCATAAAGCGTGTTTTACCTTTTTGGCAGGATTCTATTGCGCCATCTCTGCTTGAAGGAAAAACAGTACTTGTTACGGCACATGGGAACAGTCTTCGGGCATTAATTAAATATCTTGATCATATCAGTGATGAGGATATTGTTAATCTGGAAATTCCTACAGGGGTTCCATTGGTTTATGAATTAACAGATAACTTGAAAACAGTGAAACATTATTATCTGGAATAA
- a CDS encoding DUF5113 domain-containing protein — protein MNKLHNIFLFIAAIMMLSVIYSCTETPSAQEVQLLDSLNQQSYNLRYKQLDLSYKEALLAYYKADKYNLGKAEACNNLGFCEFMRMDFDASEKHFREVYKMTQNELELVIADIGMMKIYQRTSMNKEYYDCRNSAVRRMKRIDEDQSVFVDVHEKKRLNFARSEFFIVSSIYYFYLKQEPEAIQSINQIQDADLASDTAQILYYHYIKGSAELFEKNNAEQNSVTEFDELFKCWKLSQNNYIYFEANSIQGIAALLNNKTIYSQIYSERPHSLQTLNNYYRFQSKEITSADTMLTLNLARKALEEYKKYKDIYQIAGAYVSIGKYYNIHGHYRQALDSLGKALDCVNQHHRLYYNERKNSLDQLKTFNEQDTVYTELSWISKNNIKTVPEWISRIREQLSVSYAGLGMKVPSNYNRNIYLDILDYTRQDKELESRSQELEKEDRQLNVLSAFVFSGIILLIILFWVLNSRSKVRNRRHTQRLRTTLEVCQRITASIPVDVGSTDEIVAAVGTAIQADLKLLFRAYSLRIGIFDKDTNQFIYPSIDEEVVENESIENDLVKSLFNLYLPQEEHPVGVVELYTRHKMTKDETALMNVIAPYIAWTLGNGLTFISLGDERIRLEKQRYVYEQHISENKRQNLIKKACMAIVYGITPYMDRIINEVHKLTAKSSLLDETIKHEKYQYIDELVTKINEYNDILALWIKMKQGSLNLNIENFELNELFEVLAKSRKNFEMKHQTFKVESTNVTVKADKALTMFMINTLTENARKYTPQEGTICVQAQATEDYVEISVTDTGRGISPDDVARILGEKVYDSSQIGMESNDKEELLKNKGYGFGLMNCKGIIEKYRKTSDLFKTSMFSIESTPGKGSRFYFRLPSGVHKTLGILVCILLSAGFSSCGKLERPQQKGYNYKDSVSLHPKKGYDKLLNEASLFADTAYYCNVIEDYPLALQYADSAISRLNRHYRLYAHKPHHFMTLKGQGTSAEIYWWNEMFDSDFYVILDIRNEASVAFLALKQWDNYQYNNTAYSQLYKLVSEDYSLEEYCRNLEHSTNNKVVAGILCILLLIILFIGYYLLYIRKRLMNRWNLEQVLEINKQVLASSQTLKDIPRHIVDNCYDGINELLTIEMLSIGVYNEDSNKLEFAYNPHQTEWNTTSKESQEEHETLTEVMERCFETREYITGKLTTLSVYGNELSDISVQALPLMVEVGEAHRCVGVLAFLRQEGNEQENNRLLIELITNYVAIVVFNAVVKIATKYRDIESAEEDAYRASWEDSLLHVQNMVLDNCLSTIKHETIYYPSKIKNIIDKLAKKSLTSEQEKENIQTISELIDYYKGIFTILSSCAAKQLEEVTFRRGTVDVDELLLHAQKYFRRMSKRTQCNVTFRTEESGLKVIGDAIQLKFLLENLIDECLAVPEDGELLLETKADGEFVRFHFTDRRREKKVEELNQLFYPDLTRMTASEDGTLKGTEYLICKQIIRDHDEFAGRRGCRINAEPSPEGGFTVYFTLPKRKES, from the coding sequence ATGAATAAGCTCCACAATATATTTCTCTTTATTGCAGCGATAATGATGCTTTCAGTAATATATTCCTGCACGGAAACACCTTCTGCACAGGAAGTTCAGTTATTGGACTCACTCAATCAGCAATCGTACAATTTGCGATATAAGCAATTGGATTTATCTTATAAAGAAGCGCTTCTGGCATATTATAAAGCAGATAAATACAATCTGGGTAAAGCCGAAGCCTGTAATAATCTGGGGTTCTGTGAATTTATGCGGATGGACTTTGATGCCTCGGAAAAGCATTTTCGCGAGGTTTATAAAATGACCCAGAACGAACTGGAACTGGTTATTGCCGATATAGGAATGATGAAGATTTATCAGCGCACGTCCATGAATAAAGAGTACTATGATTGCCGCAACAGTGCTGTCCGGCGAATGAAACGCATTGATGAAGACCAGTCAGTCTTTGTGGATGTTCATGAAAAAAAACGATTAAACTTTGCCCGTTCGGAGTTCTTTATTGTTTCCTCCATTTATTATTTTTATCTGAAACAGGAACCGGAAGCCATTCAGTCCATCAATCAGATTCAGGATGCCGATCTGGCTTCTGATACAGCTCAGATTTTATATTACCACTATATAAAAGGTTCGGCAGAACTATTTGAAAAGAATAATGCAGAACAAAATAGTGTTACAGAATTCGATGAACTATTCAAATGCTGGAAACTTAGTCAGAATAATTATATCTATTTTGAAGCAAACAGCATTCAGGGAATTGCTGCATTGCTCAATAATAAGACTATTTATAGCCAGATTTATTCAGAACGTCCACATTCGCTCCAGACTCTTAATAACTATTACCGTTTTCAAAGCAAAGAGATTACATCAGCGGATACAATGCTAACTCTAAACCTTGCCCGAAAAGCTCTCGAGGAATATAAAAAGTATAAAGACATTTACCAGATTGCAGGAGCCTACGTTTCTATAGGCAAATATTACAATATCCATGGTCATTACCGGCAAGCACTTGATTCATTGGGAAAGGCGCTGGATTGCGTAAACCAACATCATAGACTTTATTACAATGAAAGAAAAAACAGCCTTGACCAGCTGAAGACTTTTAACGAACAAGATACTGTTTATACTGAGTTAAGCTGGATTTCCAAGAACAACATTAAAACCGTTCCCGAATGGATATCTCGTATTCGTGAACAGTTAAGCGTATCTTATGCCGGACTGGGAATGAAAGTTCCCTCCAACTATAACAGAAATATTTATCTGGATATTCTCGATTATACCCGTCAGGACAAAGAGTTGGAAAGTCGTTCACAGGAATTGGAAAAAGAAGACAGACAGTTGAATGTGCTTTCTGCATTTGTTTTCTCAGGTATTATCTTGTTGATTATTCTTTTCTGGGTTCTCAACTCACGTTCCAAGGTTCGTAACCGTAGACATACTCAACGATTGAGAACCACGCTCGAAGTATGCCAGCGGATTACAGCATCTATTCCTGTAGATGTGGGGAGCACAGATGAAATTGTTGCTGCTGTAGGCACTGCTATTCAGGCCGATTTAAAGCTTTTGTTCAGGGCTTATTCTTTGCGGATTGGAATCTTTGATAAAGATACCAATCAGTTTATTTATCCTTCCATTGATGAAGAAGTTGTTGAAAATGAATCTATTGAGAATGATCTGGTAAAATCATTGTTTAACCTTTATTTGCCGCAGGAAGAGCATCCGGTAGGTGTTGTAGAACTATACACCCGTCACAAGATGACTAAAGATGAAACAGCACTAATGAATGTCATTGCCCCATACATTGCCTGGACACTGGGTAATGGTCTCACATTTATCTCTTTGGGCGACGAACGAATCAGACTGGAAAAGCAACGTTATGTATATGAACAGCACATCTCGGAAAATAAACGGCAAAACCTTATAAAAAAGGCATGTATGGCCATTGTTTACGGCATTACTCCATACATGGACCGTATTATCAATGAAGTGCATAAGCTCACTGCAAAAAGTTCTTTGCTGGATGAGACCATTAAGCATGAGAAATATCAGTATATTGATGAGCTGGTGACCAAAATCAATGAATATAATGATATTCTGGCTCTTTGGATCAAGATGAAACAAGGGTCGCTGAATCTGAATATTGAAAACTTTGAGTTGAACGAGCTTTTCGAGGTTCTGGCAAAAAGCAGAAAAAACTTTGAGATGAAGCACCAGACCTTTAAAGTGGAATCTACAAATGTTACTGTCAAAGCGGACAAGGCTCTAACCATGTTTATGATAAACACGCTGACTGAGAACGCTCGCAAGTATACTCCGCAAGAAGGAACCATTTGTGTACAGGCTCAGGCTACTGAAGATTACGTTGAAATATCGGTAACTGATACGGGAAGAGGCATCTCTCCTGATGATGTTGCAAGGATACTGGGTGAAAAGGTCTACGATTCCAGTCAAATAGGAATGGAATCCAATGATAAGGAAGAGCTTCTTAAAAATAAAGGCTACGGATTCGGGCTGATGAACTGCAAAGGGATCATTGAAAAATACCGAAAAACAAGCGATCTTTTCAAGACTTCCATGTTTAGCATAGAAAGTACTCCGGGTAAAGGCAGCCGTTTCTATTTTCGGTTACCTTCAGGAGTGCACAAAACATTGGGCATATTGGTCTGCATTCTTCTCTCTGCCGGATTCAGTTCCTGCGGAAAACTGGAAAGACCCCAACAAAAGGGATATAATTACAAAGATTCCGTTTCTCTGCATCCAAAGAAAGGATATGATAAACTACTGAATGAGGCTTCTCTTTTTGCAGATACAGCATATTATTGCAATGTGATAGAGGATTACCCGCTGGCATTGCAGTATGCAGATTCAGCTATCTCACGGTTAAACCGTCATTATAGACTGTATGCACACAAGCCACACCATTTCATGACCTTGAAGGGACAGGGAACATCTGCTGAAATATACTGGTGGAATGAAATGTTTGATTCTGATTTTTATGTAATACTTGATATACGAAACGAAGCATCGGTGGCTTTTCTGGCACTTAAACAATGGGATAATTATCAGTACAACAATACAGCTTATTCTCAGCTCTACAAATTGGTAAGTGAAGACTATTCGCTGGAGGAATATTGCCGGAATCTGGAACACTCCACAAATAATAAAGTGGTAGCAGGCATTCTGTGCATTTTACTTCTAATTATATTATTTATTGGCTATTATTTGCTTTACATCCGCAAGCGGCTAATGAACAGATGGAATCTGGAACAGGTGTTGGAAATAAACAAACAAGTGCTGGCATCTTCACAGACACTCAAGGATATTCCCAGGCATATTGTAGATAATTGCTATGATGGAATCAATGAATTGCTTACCATTGAAATGCTGAGTATTGGGGTATATAACGAAGATAGCAATAAACTGGAATTTGCTTATAATCCACACCAAACAGAATGGAATACAACCAGCAAAGAAAGCCAGGAGGAACACGAAACACTTACTGAAGTTATGGAGCGTTGTTTTGAAACGCGTGAATATATCACCGGAAAATTGACAACTCTTTCAGTTTATGGCAATGAATTATCAGATATTTCTGTTCAGGCTCTCCCGTTAATGGTTGAAGTGGGAGAGGCTCATCGTTGCGTAGGTGTGCTTGCTTTTTTGCGTCAGGAAGGGAACGAACAGGAAAACAATCGCCTGCTCATTGAATTAATTACCAATTATGTGGCTATTGTGGTGTTCAACGCAGTAGTGAAGATTGCTACTAAATACAGGGATATTGAATCGGCGGAAGAAGATGCTTACCGGGCTTCCTGGGAAGACAGTCTGTTGCACGTTCAGAATATGGTGCTCGACAACTGTCTTTCTACCATTAAGCACGAAACCATTTATTATCCGAGTAAAATTAAGAATATCATTGATAAACTGGCGAAAAAGTCACTCACTTCTGAACAGGAGAAAGAAAATATTCAAACCATCAGTGAACTGATTGATTACTATAAAGGCATCTTTACCATTCTGAGTTCCTGTGCGGCAAAGCAATTGGAAGAAGTAACTTTCCGCCGGGGAACAGTAGATGTGGATGAATTGTTGTTGCATGCGCAAAAGTATTTCCGAAGAATGAGCAAGCGTACCCAATGTAATGTCACGTTTCGTACAGAAGAGAGTGGCTTGAAAGTAATAGGGGATGCTATTCAGCTGAAATTTTTACTTGAAAATCTGATTGATGAGTGCCTGGCTGTGCCCGAAGATGGAGAACTATTGCTTGAAACAAAGGCCGATGGCGAGTTTGTTCGCTTCCACTTTACCGACAGGCGAAGGGAAAAGAAAGTGGAAGAGCTGAATCAGCTGTTCTATCCTGATCTTACCCGCATGACAGCATCAGAAGATGGAACGCTCAAAGGAACCGAATATCTGATTTGCAAACAGATAATCCGCGACCATGATGAGTTTGCCGGCCGGAGGGGCTGTCGTATCAATGCAGAACCTTCTCCGGAAGGAGGATTTACTGTCTACTTTACTTTACCAAAGAGAAAGGAAAGTTAG